A genomic window from Candidatus Pelagisphaera phototrophica includes:
- a CDS encoding amidohydrolase family protein, whose product MKIDSHQHFWRYDPTEYGWISEQHTVLKRDFLPVDLEPLMAENNIDGCIAVQARQTIDETEWLLEISDANPAVMGVIGWVPLCRTDLNASLDRLNENQKLVGVRHVIHDEKDNNFILRKDFNQGIRQLGPRNLVYDILIFEKHLPQTIQFVDQHPNLQFVVDHIAKPKICSARFDSTWAENILELSKRTNVACKLSGMVTEVIDSRWSPNLLKPYVDTVLEAFGPDRLIAGSDWPVCLLRAEYTRWHQTILSMTESLSEYEQSNILGQNACRIYNI is encoded by the coding sequence ATGAAAATCGATTCCCATCAGCATTTCTGGAGATACGACCCGACTGAGTATGGCTGGATCTCTGAGCAGCATACAGTCTTGAAACGTGACTTTCTTCCCGTTGATTTAGAACCACTAATGGCTGAAAACAACATCGACGGATGTATTGCGGTACAAGCTAGGCAAACCATCGATGAAACAGAATGGCTTCTTGAAATTTCCGACGCAAATCCCGCTGTTATGGGGGTTATAGGCTGGGTCCCGCTCTGCCGTACCGATCTCAACGCGTCCCTTGACCGGTTGAATGAGAACCAAAAGCTTGTGGGCGTGCGCCACGTGATCCACGACGAGAAAGACAACAACTTCATTTTAAGGAAAGATTTCAATCAGGGGATTCGGCAGCTCGGACCTCGAAATCTAGTCTACGATATTCTTATTTTCGAAAAGCATCTTCCCCAGACCATCCAATTTGTCGATCAACACCCAAATCTTCAGTTCGTGGTCGACCACATCGCAAAACCAAAAATCTGTTCCGCTAGATTCGATAGCACCTGGGCAGAGAACATTCTTGAACTCAGCAAACGGACAAACGTGGCCTGCAAACTGTCAGGAATGGTCACCGAAGTCATTGATTCCAGATGGAGCCCCAATCTCCTAAAGCCCTACGTCGATACCGTTCTCGAGGCGTTTGGCCCCGACCGGCTAATAGCAGGCTCGGATTGGCCTGTTTGCCTTTTAAGAGCGGAGTATACCCGATGGCATCAAACGATTCTATCGATGACCGAATCTCTATCCGAATATGAGCAGTCTAATATTCTGGGGCAGAACGCTTGTCGTATCTATAATATTTAG
- a CDS encoding sulfatase-like hydrolase/transferase has product MPNQAVFILTDTQGTDVIGCYGRPEVKTPYIDKMAAEGIRFNRAYSTQPVCGPARSAIFTGLYPHSNGVLGNDMAPCLDAKTTGERLSGLGVRTGYIGKWHLDGTDYFGNGVCPEGWDPDYWFDGRCYLDSLGSKEERDFSRLVPTAKDMRDNGYDETFTMAHRSVDKALEFIERYKDEDFFLVVSIDEPHHPFICPAEYLEAFEGFEYKLGPNGKDTLKDKPLSQRDWSNHVKSHLGDGETLRMDAFFACNSYCDYEIGRINNAIDKWVPNALSIYTSDHGDMLGSHALLGKGPNMYEEIAKIPFIVRWNGHSPAGAVVDRPISHIDLVPTFLEFFGQDSPEILHGESLLTVFSNPTVCDRERVFLEFNRFELDHDGFGAFSPTRCVTNCRYKLAINLSDKDELYDLETDPDELRNLIDDEAHAEVRDQLHGEIVEWMNRTRDPFRGPQWISRAWNGRAASSWGGSTRPRPADGFNPHTLLYDTAEPIDRLVYDKH; this is encoded by the coding sequence ATGCCTAATCAAGCGGTTTTCATACTTACGGATACACAGGGGACAGACGTCATCGGATGCTATGGCCGACCCGAAGTGAAGACGCCTTATATCGATAAGATGGCTGCAGAAGGAATCCGATTTAACCGCGCATATTCCACCCAGCCGGTATGTGGCCCGGCTCGGTCAGCGATCTTTACAGGGTTGTATCCACATTCCAACGGTGTACTTGGAAATGATATGGCACCGTGCTTAGACGCTAAGACGACTGGGGAGCGACTTTCTGGTTTGGGCGTCCGCACCGGCTATATCGGCAAATGGCATTTGGACGGGACAGACTATTTTGGCAATGGAGTTTGTCCTGAGGGTTGGGACCCAGATTACTGGTTCGATGGGCGCTGCTACCTCGATAGTTTGGGAAGCAAGGAGGAAAGGGACTTTTCTCGACTCGTTCCGACGGCTAAAGACATGCGAGACAATGGGTACGATGAAACGTTTACGATGGCCCATCGTAGCGTAGACAAGGCATTGGAGTTTATTGAGCGCTACAAGGATGAAGACTTTTTTCTCGTCGTCTCCATAGACGAGCCACATCATCCTTTTATCTGTCCCGCAGAATACTTGGAAGCTTTCGAAGGTTTTGAATACAAGCTGGGCCCGAATGGGAAGGATACTTTGAAGGATAAGCCTCTGTCTCAGAGAGATTGGTCGAATCATGTTAAGTCGCATCTTGGAGATGGTGAGACGCTTCGGATGGACGCTTTTTTCGCGTGCAACAGTTATTGTGACTATGAAATTGGGCGAATTAACAATGCTATAGATAAATGGGTACCGAACGCTTTGTCAATTTACACATCTGATCACGGTGACATGTTGGGGTCGCACGCATTGCTGGGTAAAGGTCCAAATATGTACGAGGAGATCGCGAAAATTCCTTTCATTGTCCGATGGAATGGCCATTCGCCAGCTGGAGCAGTTGTGGATCGTCCCATTTCGCACATCGACCTTGTGCCCACGTTTTTGGAATTCTTTGGCCAAGATTCACCAGAGATTCTGCATGGTGAAAGCCTGTTGACGGTCTTTTCGAATCCGACTGTGTGCGACCGGGAAAGGGTGTTTTTGGAGTTCAATAGATTCGAGCTGGATCACGATGGGTTTGGAGCGTTTTCACCGACAAGGTGTGTCACGAATTGCAGATACAAACTAGCCATCAACCTTTCGGATAAGGACGAGTTGTACGATTTGGAAACCGACCCAGACGAGCTTAGGAATCTCATTGATGACGAAGCGCATGCGGAGGTCAGGGATCAGCTCCATGGAGAGATCGTTGAATGGATGAATCGTACGAGAGATCCTTTTCGGGGGCCGCAGTGGATTTCCAGAGCTTGGAATGGACGGGCAGCGAGCAGTTGGGGAGGATCGACTCGACCCCGTCCCGCCGATGGATTCAATCCGCACACC